GACATCCGCGGTTCGATGCACCGGGCCGAGGTCCTGCGGCACCTCCCGCGCGGGATGCAGTCCGCTGTCCCTCCTGACGCGTCTGCGCCAGCCCCACCACATCAGGATGAAAACCAGTGCGACGATGACGACGATGATGATCGTCGGCCCGAACTTATCCACGAGTATCGCCTCCGTGCAGTGTGCGTGCGTACTCGGCGACCTCGCCCGCCTCGCGCACCAGCCCGTCGAGCACCGTCGGATACCCGGCGTGGATCGTGGTGATGACGCGGCCGGGAAGCGTTCTGTCGAGATATGGCGAGTTCGTCGCCTTCCCGACCAGATCTCGCGTACTGAAACGTCGGCTTGCGCTCGGATCATACAGTGTGACGTCGGCCCTGGCACCGATTGCGATTGAGCGGTCTGCGCTCAGCGAGCCGATTCTGGCCGGTGCGAGGCTGAGCACGCGTTCGACGTCAACCCAGCTCAATTGACCCGATTCCACGACGGCAGCGTGCACCACAGACAGTGCGGACTCGAGCCCGACCATGCCATTGGCCGCTGCATCCCATTCGCAGTCTTTCGCCTCGACTGGATGCGGTGCGTGATCGGTCGCAACGATATCGATCGTGCCGTCTGCCAGGGCATCACGCAGTGCGCGCACGTCTTCGCTGCGCCGCAGCGGCGGGTTGACCTTGTATCGCGCATCGTAGCTTGCTGCCAGATCCTCTGTCAGCAGCAGGTGATGCGGGGTGACTTCCGCCGTCACGGCAATGCCCCTCGCTTTCGCCCAGCGGAGCACGTCGACGGAGCCTGCCGTGGAAACGTGGCAGACATGCAGTCGGCCGCCCACGTGCTCGGCCAGGAGAACGTCGCGGGCGATGATCGACTCCTCGGCGACGGCCGGCCAGCCGGTCAGACCGAGTTGGCCGCTGAGGGCGCCCTCGTTCATCTGCGCGCCCTCGGTCAGGCGCGGGTCTTGCGCGTGCTGTGCGATCACCCCGCCGAAGGCTTTGACGTATTCGAGCGCGTGACGCATGAGCAGCGGGTCTGACACGCACTGACCGTCATCGGAGAACACTCGCACCTGCGCGCGGGAGTGCGCCATTGCCCCGAGTTCGGCCAGCTGCCGCCCCTCAAGCCCGACGGTGACCGCACCGATCGGGCGGACCGTCGCATATCCTGCACTCTCCCCCAGCGTGAGCACCTGCTCGACGACGCCGGCCGTGTCCGCGACCGGTGAGGTGTTCGCCATCGCGAACACTGTCGTGAAACCGCCTGCTGCTGCGGCCTGAGTGCCCGACAGGACCGTCTCGCTCTGTTCGAAGCCCGGTTCACGCAGATGCGTGTGCAGGTCGACGAGTCCGGGCAGCGCAATCAGCCCTGCCGCGTCGATGGGTCGTGCACCGACAGCGCTGAGCGCTGTTCCGAGTTCGGTGATCCTGCCGCCGTCGATCAGGATGTCTGTGCGCGCGCCGTCCGGCAGCAGGGCACCTCGGATCAGAACCTTGTAAATCGTCATCCGTGTTAGTGATCCTCCCGATCCCCGGCCAAAAGCAGATACAGCGCCGCCATGCGCACAGCAACACCGTTGGCGACCTGCTCACGCACCGTTGACTGCGGTGAGTCGGCCGCCGTCGCTGAGATCTCTAGCCCGCGATTCATCGGCCCGGGGTGCATGACAATGCTACCGGGGCGCAGCTTCGCGAGCCGTTCACCGTCAAGACCCCACACCCGCGCGTACTCGCGCGTGTTCGGAAAGTAGGATGCGTGCATCCGTTCTGCCTGGATGCGCAGCATCATCACCACGTCCGGCTCATCGTTCTCGATTGCCGCGTCGAAGTCATATCCGACGGTTGCAGGCCAACCGTGCAAATCGACCGGCAGGAGCGTCGGCGGCCCGACCAGGCCCACCTGTGCGCCAAGCGTCGTCAACAGCCACACGTTCGATCGAGCGACCCGCGAATGCAGGATGTCTCCGACGATGGTGACCCGGATGCCGTCCAGCCCGTGGCCGCGCGAGGCGGCGCCGTGCAGGCGCTTGCGAATCGTGAACGCGTCCAGCAGCGCCTGGGTGGGGTGTTCATGGGTACCATCGCCGGCGTTGAGGATGCCGGCGTTGATCCAGCCACTCGCGGCCAGGGTGTGCGGCGCGCCGGAGGCGCTGTGCCGGATCACGACAGCGTCGGCGCCCATCGCCTGCAGCGTCTGTGCGGTGTCCTTCAGGCTCTCGCCCTTCGAGACGCTCGATCCCTTCGCGCTGAAGTTGATGACGTCTGCGGAGAGCCGTTTCGCGGCCGCTTCGAACGAGATCCGAGTGCGGGTGGAGTCTTCGAAGAACAGGTTGACAACGGTCTTGCCGCGCAGGGTCGGGAGTTTCTTGACTTCGCGCAAGGCCACATCGGCCATGTCTTCCGCAATGTCGAGAAGGCCGATCGACTCAGCGCGGTCGAGGTCTCTCGTCGACAGCAGGTGTCTCATGCCGGGCCTTCGATCGTGACATACTCGTCGCCGTCCGTTTCGGTGAGGTGCACGTTCACTCGTTCCGTCGCAGCGCTCGGCAGGTTCTTGCCGACGAAGTCCGCTCGGATCGGCAGTTCGCGATGGCCTCGATCGACCAGAACGGCCAGCCGAACAGCTTTGGGCCGACCGAGATCGCTGAGCGCGTCAAGGGCTGCGCGGATCGTGCGGCCGGAGTAGAGCACGTCGTCGACGAGCACGACCGTCGCGCCGTCGATCCCTCGCGGAAGCTGTGTGGGGGACGGCGCGCGCGTCGGGTTGCGGTGCAGATCGTCGCGGTACATCGTCACGTCGATCGCCCCGACGAGGTTCGGAGGCGCATCCGGTTCAATTCTCGCGATGATGTCGCCGATGCGCTGCGCAAGCGGCACACCGCGGGAAGGGATGCCCAGAATCACGAGATCTGCTGTGCCACGATTGGACTCGAGGATCTCGTGCGCGATCCGAGTCAACGCTCGTGCTATGTCAGCCTGCTGCAGCACGGTACGCGCCATTCAGCCGACCTCCTTCCCCGCCTCTCTGGACGGCTGTTAAAGGATGTCTACCCGGCAAGCCTAGCAGCGCGGGCGTGCCCTCCCGCTGGTCGAGTAGCCCGCGAGCGCAGCGAGCAGGCATATCGAGACCGTCGCAACCCGCACAGTCAGGTCTCGATACACGTCCTCGCTGGCGCTCGTCCGTTACTCGACTACCGGGTTGTTGGTCGAGTAGCCCGCGAGCGCAGCGAGCGCGCGTATCGAGACCACACAGTAACAACGGCTTCCCGCGGTCGATTACGCCTTGCCGCCGCTCTGAATGAACGCCTTGATGTCGTCGGCCTTCGTGAAGTCGCCGTTGAACAGGTGCCCATTGACGAGGATCGTCGGCGTGCCCTTGATCGAGGTGATGTCGGCTCCGGTGATGCCGCCGTTCAACGCTTTGTCGTTGTACTTCTGCACCCACGGAATGTAGTCGCCGTTGCTGATGCACGCGGACACGTCGTTCGCGCCCGCCTTTGCAGCCAGGGTGACGAGCTGGTCGTCGCGCAATCCCTTGGAGCCCTCTGCTGGTTGGTTGGTGTACAGCAGGCCGAGATAGACCAATGTCGTGGCAGGATCGCTGGCGGCAACGCAGACCAACGAGGACGACGCTCGTGACGAGTACTGCGTGCCCTGTGACGACTGGTCGAGGAAGGTCAGTGGGTGCACCCGCAGCGTGATCGTCGAGTCGTTGACCATCGAGGCGAGCTGGCGGCCGTTCGCCTTTTCGAACTCGCCGCAGTATGGGCACATCGGGTCGATGAAGGTGTCGACGGTTGTGGCGCCGGAGCCGAGTGTGATGTGACCCTTGTCAAAGTCGACGGCGCCCTTGACACCGGTCGGCAACGCTGCAGAGCTGGTCGACTGTGACGACGGCGATGCGTTGCCCGAACCGCCTGATCCCCCGGAGGAGCATCCGGCCAGCGCGACTACCGCCACAGTCGCTGCCGCTATCAACGCGAGGAACCTGCCACTTGTTGCCGGGGTCGTCGGCATGATCGGCGCCTTTCCGTTCGTTGGTCCCGTGCTGTCGAGGTTGGTTTAGTCTGTGTCGTTTATTCTGCGGCGTTGATTTGGGCGATCTTCGAGAGCAACCCGCTGATGAATCCCGATGAATCGTCCGTGGACAGGGTAGCCGCCGCATCGGCGGCTTCTGAGATGGCGACACCGGTGGGCACCTCGTCGTTGTACAGCAGTTCCCACACGCCGATCCGAATGATCGCCCGATCCACGGCGGGCATCCGCGACAACGTCCAGCCCTGCGCGTAGGTCTCGATAAGTTCGTCGATCTCCACGAGGTGATCTTGCACGCCGTCGACGATTTCCCTGGCGTACAGCCAGGACGCGGCACGTGCGGGCTCACTCGCTGCGCGCTCGGCCTCTGCGGCGAGAATGCTCGCGACTGGCGCCTGGCGCACATCCGCCGAATACAGGATGTCCAGCGCCCGCTTGCGAGCCTTGGTGCGAGCGCTCACTAGTCGTTGACACGGCTGAGGTAGTCGCCGGTGCGGGTGTCGACCTTGACCTTGGTGCCGGTCTCCAGGAACAGCGGAACTTGGATCTCGTGCCCGGTTTCAACGGTCGCCGGCTTGGTGCCG
The Rathayibacter sp. SW19 DNA segment above includes these coding regions:
- a CDS encoding dihydroorotase; translated protein: MTIYKVLIRGALLPDGARTDILIDGGRITELGTALSAVGARPIDAAGLIALPGLVDLHTHLREPGFEQSETVLSGTQAAAAGGFTTVFAMANTSPVADTAGVVEQVLTLGESAGYATVRPIGAVTVGLEGRQLAELGAMAHSRAQVRVFSDDGQCVSDPLLMRHALEYVKAFGGVIAQHAQDPRLTEGAQMNEGALSGQLGLTGWPAVAEESIIARDVLLAEHVGGRLHVCHVSTAGSVDVLRWAKARGIAVTAEVTPHHLLLTEDLAASYDARYKVNPPLRRSEDVRALRDALADGTIDIVATDHAPHPVEAKDCEWDAAANGMVGLESALSVVHAAVVESGQLSWVDVERVLSLAPARIGSLSADRSIAIGARADVTLYDPSASRRFSTRDLVGKATNSPYLDRTLPGRVITTIHAGYPTVLDGLVREAGEVAEYARTLHGGDTRG
- a CDS encoding aspartate carbamoyltransferase catalytic subunit, producing MRHLLSTRDLDRAESIGLLDIAEDMADVALREVKKLPTLRGKTVVNLFFEDSTRTRISFEAAAKRLSADVINFSAKGSSVSKGESLKDTAQTLQAMGADAVVIRHSASGAPHTLAASGWINAGILNAGDGTHEHPTQALLDAFTIRKRLHGAASRGHGLDGIRVTIVGDILHSRVARSNVWLLTTLGAQVGLVGPPTLLPVDLHGWPATVGYDFDAAIENDEPDVVMMLRIQAERMHASYFPNTREYARVWGLDGERLAKLRPGSIVMHPGPMNRGLEISATAADSPQSTVREQVANGVAVRMAALYLLLAGDREDH
- the pyrR gene encoding bifunctional pyr operon transcriptional regulator/uracil phosphoribosyltransferase PyrR; its protein translation is MARTVLQQADIARALTRIAHEILESNRGTADLVILGIPSRGVPLAQRIGDIIARIEPDAPPNLVGAIDVTMYRDDLHRNPTRAPSPTQLPRGIDGATVVLVDDVLYSGRTIRAALDALSDLGRPKAVRLAVLVDRGHRELPIRADFVGKNLPSAATERVNVHLTETDGDEYVTIEGPA
- a CDS encoding DsbA family protein, which translates into the protein MPTTPATSGRFLALIAAATVAVVALAGCSSGGSGGSGNASPSSQSTSSAALPTGVKGAVDFDKGHITLGSGATTVDTFIDPMCPYCGEFEKANGRQLASMVNDSTITLRVHPLTFLDQSSQGTQYSSRASSSLVCVAASDPATTLVYLGLLYTNQPAEGSKGLRDDQLVTLAAKAGANDVSACISNGDYIPWVQKYNDKALNGGITGADITSIKGTPTILVNGHLFNGDFTKADDIKAFIQSGGKA
- the nusB gene encoding transcription antitermination factor NusB, which gives rise to MSARTKARKRALDILYSADVRQAPVASILAAEAERAASEPARAASWLYAREIVDGVQDHLVEIDELIETYAQGWTLSRMPAVDRAIIRIGVWELLYNDEVPTGVAISEAADAAATLSTDDSSGFISGLLSKIAQINAAE